A stretch of the Hydra vulgaris chromosome 09, alternate assembly HydraT2T_AEP genome encodes the following:
- the LOC136085088 gene encoding uncharacterized protein LOC136085088 — MDRFLIPSTRRPSSAMSLSDEEQVCEGTTSREVSPLTQENVASLARTDISSQGDNQIAHNSGTSRTSLSEPLPFVLQYIKSYFGPGKGSLKMKCKATMCNKEISYAASSYNNLKVHYKTQHPLDYPAFVAALSAGSKRGRHSSGASDTSEGGVLPPAKKQNSIEYALKEKLDQKKALNLYYNFFIKDIVPAHLTDSPALRDFLKLLNPNFIVPSRRKLSRDIAVRGEEAKCILTNLLAKVSYVATTADSWSAHNRAFIGMTVHYIDPVNLDRKNAILGIKEIKVQQTGAYLARVMLDLHQEFGISTKVISTTTDNGANYVAACKILLGGDAEEGEEEFEEEDCDPDLDSDEAVVMTILVEDLLEEWMDDEVCKELPKHRRCAAHTVNLMATSDISKVIFYT; from the exons ATGGACAGATTTTTGATCCCTTCTACAAGGCGGCCTTCTAGCGCCATGAGCCTAAGTGATGAAGAGCAAGTCTGTGAAGGCACTACCAGCCGGGAAGTCAGCCCGTTAACACAGGAAAATGTCGCTTCTTTAGCCAGGACTGACATATCCAGTCAGGGGGACAACCAGATTGCTCATAACAGCGGAACCAGCAGGACCAGCTTGTCCGAGCCCCTGCCCTTTGTCTTACAGTACATCAAATCCTACTTTGGACCAGGCAAAGGCAGTTTGAAGATGAAGTGCAAGGCCACAATGTGCAACAAGGAGATCAGCTACGCAGCGTCCTCTTACAACAACCTCAAGGTCCACTACAAAACACAGCACCCTCTGGATTATCCGGCCTTCGTTGCTGCCCTGAGCGCCGGCTCCAAGCGTGGCAGACACTCTTCTGGAGCAag tgaCACTTCAGAAGGCGGGGTCCTTCCTCCTGCGAAGAAACAAAACAGCATCGAGTACGCTTTGAAAGAGAAACTTGACCAGAAAAAGGCCCTTAATCTCTACTATAACTTCTTCATCAAAGACATTGTGCCCGCTCACCTGACAGACTCTCCTGCCTTGAGGGATTTTTTGAAACTGCTGAATCCAAACTTCATTGTCCCTTCCAGGAGGAAGCTCAGCAGGGACATAGCCGTGAGAGGAGAGGAGGCCAAATGCATCCTGACCAATCTCCTGGCAAAAGTCAGCTATGTGGCGACCACAGCAGACAGCTGGAGCGCCCACAACAGGGCCTTTATTGGAATGACAGTGCATTATATCGACCCTGTCAACCTCGACAGAAAAAATGCTATCCTGGGCATAAAGGAGATAAAAGTCCAGCAAACTGGTGCCTACCTCGCCAGGGTCATGCTCGACCTGCACCAGGAGTTCGGCATCTCCACTAAGGTCATCAGCACAACAACTGACAATGGTGCTAACTATGTTGCCGCCTGCAAGATCCTGCTGGGTGGAGATGCAGAGGAGGGTGAAGAGGAGTTTGAAGAG GAGGATTGTGACCCTGACCTTGACTCTGATGAGGCTGTTGTCATGACCATCTTGGTGGAGGACCTCCTGGAGGAGTGGATGGATGATGAGGTCTGCAAAGAGCTGCCCAAGCACCGCCGCTGTGCAGCCCACACAGTCAACTTGATGGCAACATCAGACATTAGCAAGGTGATTTTTTACACTTAA